From a region of the Zingiber officinale cultivar Zhangliang chromosome 4B, Zo_v1.1, whole genome shotgun sequence genome:
- the LOC121977223 gene encoding F-box protein SKIP23-like, protein MADSCFSDDNLLVNWRLLDDNLLELIAKRLDVMDYIRFRAVCKTWRSISIIPESRRLLPWLITGCDRVDGRLFYISFTDDKLHSIVVPALKENKSVELGIVVSCQGWLVLEGQENSYAISLLNPLTGAHVHLPEAPKQLFTRRIQYNMPFDPLHPEATMNYVEIRYLIHQMAMSSDPLSTTECIVVVISAVSKALVSLRMGADGSSWLLMNNESKYEDVVFFLKYFYAVNCLGEVYIFSGNNLNKLWTITSPSMELNKADWKLTCTSTARPLLFQRVSDCEGYISFKDRKLPFYKTRSVNVYQLFRGHNFGEPPVKFVEINFRNSVLFYGISSPPYSFLQLFSGMPNLVYIAGEHVEMPDDDRLIYYMTMPQKFDKKNATVKPLLPQGATHSMSFWHMPQPF, encoded by the coding sequence ATGGCGGATTCGTGTTTTAGCGACGACAATTTATTGGTCAATTGGCGTCTTCTCGATGACAATCTATTAGAACTCATTGCCAAGAGGTTAGATGTTATGGATTATATTCGCTTTCGCGCCGTTTGCAAAACATGGCGATCTATCTCTATCATCCCTGAGAGTCGACGTCTGCTTCCATGGCTAATCACCGGATGTGATCGCGTTGATGGGCGACTCTTCTACATCTCTTTTACCGATGACAAATTGCACTCCATCGTTGTACCGGCCCTTAAGGAAAACAAGAGCGTTGAATTAGGGATCGTCGTCTCGTGCCAGGGTTGGTTGGTTCTAGAAGGACAAGAGAACTCATATGCCATCTCCCTCCTCAACCCCCTCACCGGTGCACATGTTCATCTCCCCGAGGCCCCTAAGCAATTGTTCACCAGAAGGATTCAGTATAACATGCCCTTTGACCCCCTTCATCCCGAGGCTACGATGAATTATGTCGAGATTCGATACTTAATCCATCAGATGGCGATGTCCTCTGATCCATTGTCCACAACTGAATGCATCGTCGTAGTCATCTCAGCCGTTAGCAAGGCATTGGTATCGCTTCGCATGGGGGCGGATGGTTCTTCGTGGCTCTTGATGAACAACGAGAGCAAGTACGAGGACGTCGTCTTCttcctcaaatatttttatgcTGTCAACTGTTTGGGAGAAGTTTATATTTTCTCAGGCAACAACCTTAATAAGCTATGGACCATTACTTCTCCTTCAATGGAGCTCAACAAAGCTGATTGGAAGTTAACATGTACCTCCACTGCACGCCCTTTGCTCTTTCAGAGAGTAAGTGATTGTGAGGGATATATATCGTTTAAGGATAGGAAGCTTCCATTCTACAAAACCAGGTCGGTTAATGTGTATCAACTATTTCGAGGACACAATTTTGGTGAACCACCAGTAAAGTTTGTTGAGATAAATTTCCGGAATTCTGTACTTTTTTATGGGATATCTTCACCTCCGTATTCCTTCCTGCAGTTATTCAGCGGTATGCCTAATCTTGTTTACATTGCCGGCGAGCATGTAGAGATGCCAGATGATGATAGACTCATTTACTACATGACTATGCCACAAAAGtttgataaaaagaatgcaactgtGAAGCCGCTGCTCCCTCAAGGTGCGACACATTCCATGTCATTTTGGCACATGCCACAGCCATTTTAG